A single genomic interval of Rosistilla ulvae harbors:
- a CDS encoding arylsulfatase: MKTRPLFLLLTLWIVPLAALAATADQPHPNIVYILLDDAGYGDLSCYGQKKFETPNIDRLAAEGMKFTQHYSGSTVCAPTRCCLMTGVHTGHAYVRGNREIKPEGQAPMPADIVTLPRLLSAAGYETGAFGKWGLGGPGSASDPAEHFDLFYGYNCQREAHNYYPDHLWKNRQRVPLDGKAYTATMIGDEGLDFIRENKDLPFFAFFPVAIPHAAMHAPESYIAPFREKFPEFENKIGKYAGPEVKNPIAAFAGMMTLVDEQVGQIIALLKELDLDERTIVMLSSDNGPHREGGHDPDFFDSNGPFRGYKRDLYEGGIRAPLIARWPGKISPGSTSDLISAHWDMLPTFCELAGAKTPDGIDGISLVPTLLGDDDKQEPHEFMYWEFHERGGKRAVRFGDWKAVQLNLNKKQRGEIELYHLPSDRGEQKNVAAEHPELVAKAKAIMLSAHQPSEHWKFKGGK, encoded by the coding sequence ATGAAAACTCGCCCTCTTTTTTTGCTGCTGACACTTTGGATCGTCCCTCTCGCAGCGCTCGCCGCAACGGCTGATCAGCCGCATCCCAACATCGTCTACATTTTGTTGGACGATGCGGGCTACGGCGATCTTTCCTGTTATGGGCAAAAAAAATTCGAAACGCCTAACATCGATCGACTGGCGGCTGAGGGGATGAAGTTCACGCAGCACTATTCCGGAAGCACGGTCTGCGCTCCGACGCGTTGTTGCCTGATGACAGGTGTTCACACGGGGCACGCTTATGTGCGTGGGAATCGCGAGATCAAGCCGGAGGGCCAAGCGCCGATGCCAGCCGATATCGTGACGCTGCCGCGTTTGTTGAGTGCAGCTGGATACGAAACCGGCGCGTTTGGAAAGTGGGGACTCGGCGGGCCGGGATCGGCGAGCGATCCGGCTGAACATTTTGATCTGTTCTACGGCTACAACTGCCAGCGGGAAGCTCACAACTATTATCCCGATCATCTCTGGAAGAATCGCCAACGCGTTCCCTTGGACGGCAAGGCCTATACCGCCACGATGATCGGCGACGAGGGGCTCGACTTCATTCGCGAGAACAAAGACCTGCCCTTCTTTGCGTTTTTTCCCGTCGCGATCCCGCACGCTGCGATGCATGCGCCGGAGTCCTATATCGCTCCGTTCCGCGAGAAGTTTCCTGAGTTTGAAAACAAGATCGGCAAGTATGCCGGTCCCGAAGTGAAAAATCCGATCGCTGCGTTTGCTGGCATGATGACGCTGGTCGACGAACAAGTCGGACAGATCATCGCGCTATTGAAAGAACTCGATCTGGACGAGCGGACGATCGTAATGCTCAGCAGCGACAACGGTCCGCATCGCGAAGGCGGTCACGATCCCGACTTCTTCGACAGCAACGGACCGTTCCGCGGATACAAACGCGACCTGTACGAAGGAGGCATCCGCGCTCCGCTGATCGCCCGTTGGCCCGGCAAGATCTCGCCCGGTTCGACCTCCGATCTCATCTCCGCTCACTGGGATATGTTGCCAACCTTTTGCGAGCTTGCCGGAGCCAAGACTCCCGACGGGATCGATGGTATTTCGCTGGTTCCCACGCTGTTAGGCGATGACGATAAACAAGAACCTCACGAATTTATGTACTGGGAATTCCATGAGCGTGGCGGCAAGCGAGCGGTTCGTTTTGGCGACTGGAAAGCTGTCCAGTTGAACCTGAACAAGAAGCAGCGAGGCGAGATCGAGCTCTACCATCTACCTAGCGATCGCGGCGAACAGAAGAACGTCGCCGCAGAGCATCCCGAACTCGTCGCCAAAGCGAAAGCGATCATGTTGTCGGCGCATCAGCCATCGGAACATTGGAAGTTCAAAGGAGGCAAATAG
- a CDS encoding leucine-rich repeat domain-containing protein — protein MKLHCLAMFVAILLAQSTPLHADTEAATARRLEALGASVVLNADRIVELTFRDSKRLESQQWQEIGSLTHLKKLTAYGGAKGLNDETVGFLVGLQELESLSLDGAQLSDAGLAKLAELKRLKRVSFFHLSFRKKGFTGEGFSAWTELPHLESLTVAGMSMGDDGFRAIATLTNLRQLRTWHTYRTESSNAEIAKLPHLTTLNLGQRLPQRGDAPLSLSDASLDALSSIKTLETLEIGEADFHLPALRQLAKLPRLKRLKIDRTYLSAADIETLKAALPRVQIRFAPLTEDDRQKLDAYLK, from the coding sequence ATGAAACTCCATTGCTTGGCGATGTTTGTCGCTATTTTGCTTGCTCAATCGACTCCATTGCACGCCGACACCGAAGCGGCCACCGCACGTCGGCTGGAAGCTTTGGGAGCGAGCGTCGTGCTGAATGCCGATCGGATCGTGGAACTAACGTTTCGCGACAGCAAGCGATTGGAGAGCCAGCAATGGCAGGAGATCGGCAGCCTGACGCACTTGAAAAAGTTGACTGCCTACGGCGGAGCAAAGGGTTTGAACGATGAGACCGTTGGATTTTTGGTGGGGCTGCAGGAATTGGAGTCGCTGTCGCTCGACGGAGCACAGTTGAGCGACGCGGGACTGGCGAAGCTTGCCGAGTTAAAACGACTCAAGCGTGTTAGCTTCTTTCATCTTTCGTTTCGAAAGAAAGGCTTCACGGGAGAAGGGTTTTCTGCTTGGACCGAGCTGCCCCATCTGGAGAGCCTGACCGTGGCGGGGATGTCGATGGGAGATGACGGTTTCCGCGCCATCGCCACGCTGACCAACCTGCGTCAGCTGCGAACCTGGCATACCTACCGGACCGAATCAAGCAATGCGGAGATCGCCAAGCTACCTCACCTGACGACCCTGAACTTAGGACAACGTTTGCCACAGCGAGGTGATGCGCCGCTGAGTTTGAGCGATGCATCGCTGGATGCATTGTCGAGTATCAAGACGCTGGAAACGCTGGAGATCGGTGAAGCTGATTTCCATCTGCCGGCGCTGCGACAGTTGGCGAAACTGCCTCGCCTGAAGCGGCTAAAGATCGATCGGACCTATCTTTCGGCAGCGGATATCGAAACACTGAAGGCAGCTCTGCCAAGGGTTCAGATTCGATTTGCGCCATTGACCGAAGACGACCGTCAAAAACTCGACGCCTATCTGAAGTAA
- a CDS encoding SGNH/GDSL hydrolase family protein codes for MKIKLLPIVILLVCNPFRTGETSAEETSTWKYTPAALQPFWVGDRIEGESVLFVRDAKTGEARGSLLFPIAEIESVKSSSGEITYREGTDYHFKPGTREIVVPAGSRIVTTLPEELRRPAKSQRHQLTHRDGNGEILFGATLEYHQMQTLVTYKASEKNWPVAAPKFDPAALPTTIGKLRDEKPLSIVLLGDSISTGCNASGWGGGAPFQPAYQDLLLQHLKTHYSPNITLTNLSIGGKATPWGVSMIDEVASHKPDLVIIAFGMNDSAGISAENYGKNTAEMIAKTRAQLPEAEFILVATMLGNRDWIRLNHDVFPQYRDTLASLCEPGVALADMTSVWEEFFKRKKDADLTGNGVNHPNDFGHRVYAQVLSALLVDSK; via the coding sequence ATGAAAATCAAGCTGCTGCCAATCGTTATCCTTCTTGTTTGCAATCCATTTCGGACCGGCGAGACTTCGGCGGAAGAGACGTCGACGTGGAAATATACTCCCGCGGCGCTGCAACCGTTTTGGGTTGGCGACCGAATCGAAGGAGAGTCGGTGCTGTTTGTTCGCGACGCGAAAACGGGAGAGGCTCGCGGTTCGCTGCTGTTTCCGATCGCGGAGATCGAATCGGTGAAGAGTTCATCGGGCGAGATCACCTATCGCGAGGGAACCGATTATCACTTCAAACCGGGCACGCGCGAGATCGTTGTTCCCGCCGGATCGCGGATCGTCACGACGCTCCCCGAAGAACTGCGTCGGCCGGCGAAATCGCAACGTCATCAACTAACGCATCGCGATGGCAACGGCGAAATCCTGTTTGGTGCCACATTGGAATATCACCAAATGCAAACCCTGGTGACTTACAAAGCCTCGGAGAAGAACTGGCCCGTGGCGGCGCCGAAGTTCGATCCGGCGGCGCTGCCGACCACGATCGGAAAGCTGCGCGATGAAAAACCGTTGTCGATCGTGTTGCTTGGCGACAGCATCTCGACCGGCTGCAACGCTTCGGGCTGGGGAGGGGGCGCGCCGTTTCAACCCGCTTACCAAGATCTGTTGCTGCAACACCTGAAGACGCACTATTCGCCCAACATCACATTGACCAATCTGTCGATCGGCGGCAAAGCGACGCCGTGGGGCGTGTCGATGATCGATGAGGTCGCATCGCACAAGCCCGATCTAGTGATCATCGCTTTTGGGATGAACGATTCGGCCGGCATCTCCGCGGAAAATTACGGCAAGAACACGGCCGAGATGATTGCCAAGACGCGAGCCCAGTTGCCCGAGGCCGAGTTCATTTTGGTCGCCACGATGCTGGGCAATCGCGACTGGATCCGGTTGAACCACGATGTCTTCCCGCAATACCGCGACACCTTGGCATCGCTCTGCGAACCCGGAGTCGCACTTGCCGACATGACCAGCGTTTGGGAAGAGTTTTTCAAACGCAAAAAAGACGCCGACCTGACGGGCAACGGAGTCAACCATCCCAACGATTTCGGGCACCGCGTCTACGCCCAAGTCCTATCGGCGCTGCTGGTCGATTCAAAATAA
- a CDS encoding HEAT repeat domain-containing protein yields the protein MFSIKFVIRFALAWLGLFALPASAETRQLELHAAIESGAVSVRIDFLGGAMGDRMKLYLRKQTAGDLQLKVTPGTLFLPQGGDVQRLAAVGLKGKLTAQGTYRRTAAIELNDSSEQGFLIQVVCIDYHKNSPPAGQAFIIGAVEPRCQRILSVRGDLSIWAYQSAIWIDRAGVSPSKLQATFQVASTDLQAAADLLKEAEAAGAASLAEVDVSVEAKASARGIFSADPAVRAQAHAEVQTLDPADRAKLDALLKLNVLRGGKLPTAEELRAGSTLESLIPAGIELPKLEIPQSVNDIMVMVDAIRQQAADGQAGDKIADLASLKLLPHLAGLKARLPLLRIAAARAIANVKDPVAVEALLVALQDRDARVRAAAAAGLEKLTQQNFGDDTEKWTAWWQEAHVSFE from the coding sequence ATGTTTTCGATCAAGTTTGTAATCCGTTTCGCCTTGGCATGGCTTGGACTTTTCGCATTGCCAGCGTCTGCCGAGACGCGACAACTGGAATTGCACGCCGCTATCGAATCGGGAGCGGTGAGTGTCCGGATCGATTTTCTCGGCGGCGCGATGGGGGATCGCATGAAGCTCTATCTGCGGAAGCAAACTGCCGGAGACCTGCAACTGAAGGTCACGCCCGGTACGCTTTTTCTGCCTCAAGGGGGCGACGTCCAGCGTCTGGCGGCGGTTGGACTGAAGGGAAAGCTAACGGCTCAGGGAACCTATCGCCGCACCGCCGCGATCGAACTGAACGACTCCAGCGAGCAGGGCTTTCTGATTCAAGTCGTCTGCATCGACTACCACAAAAATTCACCGCCGGCCGGTCAGGCGTTTATCATCGGCGCTGTCGAACCACGCTGCCAGCGGATCTTATCGGTTCGTGGCGACCTTTCGATTTGGGCCTACCAATCGGCGATCTGGATCGACCGGGCAGGAGTCTCCCCTAGCAAATTGCAAGCGACATTCCAAGTCGCCAGCACCGACCTGCAAGCCGCAGCCGATCTATTGAAAGAGGCCGAAGCGGCCGGCGCGGCGTCGCTTGCAGAGGTCGATGTATCGGTCGAAGCAAAAGCATCCGCTCGCGGCATCTTCTCCGCCGATCCCGCCGTTCGGGCTCAGGCCCATGCGGAGGTGCAAACCTTGGACCCCGCCGATCGCGCCAAGCTCGATGCCTTGCTGAAACTGAACGTGTTGCGTGGCGGCAAACTGCCGACGGCGGAGGAGCTGCGTGCGGGGAGCACTTTGGAGAGTCTGATCCCGGCGGGAATCGAGCTGCCAAAACTCGAGATTCCCCAGTCGGTCAACGACATCATGGTGATGGTCGATGCGATCCGCCAACAGGCCGCCGACGGACAGGCTGGCGATAAGATTGCCGATCTGGCGAGCCTGAAACTGCTGCCGCATCTGGCGGGGCTAAAGGCGCGGCTGCCGCTGTTGAGGATCGCCGCGGCGCGAGCGATAGCAAACGTAAAAGATCCCGTCGCGGTCGAAGCTCTGTTGGTCGCCTTGCAAGATCGCGACGCCCGCGTCCGCGCCGCCGCAGCTGCCGGACTCGAGAAACTGACTCAACAGAACTTTGGTGACGACACCGAAAAATGGACAGCTTGGTGGCAAGAGGCCCACGTTTCGTTTGAATAG
- a CDS encoding acetylxylan esterase gives MRRFSALRSHAMLLAFALPIFLSTASLAAAEGYAVSVAADRDDAIYDSGEAAAFVISVTRGDQPVTDGKLTYVVDDFLRSGKSGGYPEGEASLDGKPVRVAVKSDKPNVLRCQVTYTPAEGKPIRRLAGLAFSPTEIEPSMPVPDDFDAFWADQKRQLAEVEITPTLTPVEQKNNKIACFDVQVPCLGGAPVSGYFAKPVAAEEKSLPAILWVHGAGVRSSSLYAATKGANAGMLSMDINAHGIPNGKPAEFYAQQSGGPLKNYRFAGRDSRDTIYFRGMFLRLVRAIDFLTMQPEWNGREVIVIGHSQGGGQALVAGGLDPRVTLIASGVPAICDHTGNVADRVNGWPKLVPNGPDGKPEPAALEASRYVDSVNFASRCKADAIMSVGFVDVTCPPTSCYAAYNALLGEKTMISEPLMGHNAPKHIHKAFFDRVLQHVEQSQPAAAK, from the coding sequence ATGCGTCGATTTTCTGCTCTCCGCAGCCATGCCATGCTGCTCGCGTTCGCTCTACCCATTTTTCTCTCCACCGCTTCGCTTGCTGCCGCCGAAGGTTACGCCGTAAGTGTCGCCGCCGATCGCGACGATGCGATCTACGATTCGGGAGAGGCGGCTGCGTTTGTGATCTCCGTCACACGCGGCGACCAGCCTGTCACCGACGGCAAGCTGACCTATGTTGTCGACGATTTTTTGCGGAGCGGCAAAAGCGGAGGTTATCCCGAAGGCGAGGCTTCGCTCGATGGAAAGCCAGTTCGCGTGGCGGTGAAGTCGGACAAACCGAATGTCTTGCGTTGCCAAGTCACCTACACGCCAGCCGAGGGCAAGCCGATTCGCAGATTGGCGGGGCTCGCGTTTTCGCCGACTGAGATCGAGCCGAGCATGCCGGTCCCGGATGACTTCGACGCCTTCTGGGCCGACCAGAAACGTCAGCTAGCCGAAGTTGAGATCACGCCGACGCTGACGCCAGTCGAACAGAAGAACAACAAAATCGCCTGCTTTGACGTTCAAGTTCCCTGCTTGGGCGGCGCTCCGGTCTCGGGATATTTTGCCAAACCGGTAGCGGCGGAAGAGAAGAGTTTGCCGGCGATTCTGTGGGTTCATGGAGCGGGCGTGCGAAGTTCGTCGCTGTACGCCGCAACCAAAGGGGCCAACGCGGGGATGCTGTCGATGGACATCAATGCTCACGGAATTCCCAACGGCAAGCCCGCTGAATTCTACGCTCAACAGAGCGGCGGTCCGCTGAAGAACTATCGTTTTGCTGGCCGCGACAGCCGTGACACCATCTACTTTCGCGGGATGTTCTTGCGACTGGTTCGCGCGATCGACTTTCTGACGATGCAACCGGAATGGAACGGCCGCGAAGTGATCGTGATCGGTCACAGCCAAGGGGGCGGCCAAGCGTTGGTCGCTGGCGGATTGGATCCACGCGTGACCTTGATCGCGTCGGGCGTGCCGGCGATCTGCGATCACACCGGAAACGTCGCCGACCGCGTCAACGGCTGGCCGAAACTGGTTCCCAACGGGCCCGATGGAAAGCCTGAACCGGCGGCACTGGAAGCTTCTCGCTACGTCGACTCCGTCAACTTCGCCTCGCGCTGCAAAGCCGACGCGATCATGAGCGTCGGTTTTGTCGATGTCACCTGTCCGCCGACTAGCTGTTACGCGGCGTACAACGCCTTGTTGGGCGAGAAGACGATGATCAGTGAACCTTTGATGGGGCACAACGCTCCGAAACATATCCACAAAGCGTTCTTCGATCGCGTGCTCCAGCACGTCGAACAAAGCCAACCCGCAGCGGCCAAGTAG
- a CDS encoding IS4 family transposase produces MKSQGESMQPTSIAYEFQDIQLGDKRLNDRAEALLASLAANPSASINEACSGWDETKAAYRLLDNPNVDPEAILGAHAEKTLQRIKAQDTVCIAQDTTELDYTAHPPEGVRNLDRLGRRGLYDHSHIAFTPEKLCLGVVGVKFYDRDKEALGTSKKREGQPLHTGEGQRWLDGYRKACEIAGKCPETQIVSLADREGDIYDIFVEADQHETPAQFVIRSQRKRSLPEKDPDGGPAAYKKMRAEIASAQPVAYREVQLPQTPERTKGSGNKQHPGREARTAKLEIRAKRMTLRAPHNKQSSMPPVEISVVWVSEIDGPGDGTEVDWLLLSSLPVDTISQTLRIVDLYVARWPIEVFFRVFKTGCRVEEIQLEARDRLIRALMFYKVIAWRIMFVTFLGRECPELPCDVVFSEAEWKSVWKVVEKTAPPKQAPELSQFIPVLATLGGYNHREGDGPPGAEVIWRGTRRMLDFALCWQAFGPDQ; encoded by the coding sequence ATGAAATCTCAAGGTGAAAGCATGCAACCGACCAGTATCGCATACGAATTTCAAGATATTCAACTTGGAGACAAACGTCTCAACGATCGAGCCGAAGCGTTGCTCGCCTCGCTGGCGGCCAACCCTTCGGCCAGTATCAACGAAGCTTGCAGTGGCTGGGACGAAACCAAAGCCGCCTACCGTCTATTGGATAACCCCAACGTCGATCCCGAAGCCATTCTCGGGGCTCACGCTGAAAAGACACTCCAACGAATCAAAGCCCAAGACACCGTTTGCATCGCACAAGATACCACCGAACTGGACTACACCGCGCATCCGCCCGAAGGCGTCCGCAATCTCGATCGCTTAGGCCGCCGTGGACTTTACGATCATTCCCACATCGCCTTCACGCCGGAGAAACTTTGTCTCGGGGTGGTCGGTGTTAAGTTCTACGATCGCGACAAAGAAGCGCTCGGCACCAGCAAGAAGCGAGAAGGCCAACCCCTACACACCGGCGAAGGGCAACGATGGCTCGATGGTTACCGCAAGGCCTGCGAGATCGCCGGAAAATGTCCTGAAACTCAGATCGTTTCGCTGGCCGATCGCGAAGGAGACATCTACGACATTTTCGTCGAAGCCGATCAGCATGAAACACCGGCTCAGTTCGTCATTCGCTCGCAGCGAAAACGCTCGTTGCCGGAGAAAGACCCCGATGGCGGGCCTGCGGCTTATAAGAAAATGCGTGCCGAAATCGCATCCGCCCAGCCGGTCGCTTACCGCGAAGTCCAGCTTCCCCAAACGCCCGAGCGAACCAAAGGATCAGGAAACAAACAACACCCCGGCCGTGAAGCACGCACTGCGAAGTTAGAAATTCGAGCGAAGCGGATGACTCTTCGTGCGCCACACAACAAGCAGTCTTCGATGCCGCCGGTCGAGATCAGTGTCGTTTGGGTGAGCGAGATCGATGGCCCAGGCGACGGAACCGAAGTCGACTGGCTGTTACTGAGTTCTCTGCCGGTCGACACGATTTCCCAGACGCTGCGGATTGTGGATTTGTATGTGGCTCGTTGGCCAATCGAAGTATTCTTTCGAGTTTTCAAAACTGGCTGCCGGGTCGAAGAGATTCAACTCGAAGCGAGAGACCGACTGATCCGCGCGTTGATGTTTTACAAAGTGATCGCATGGCGGATCATGTTTGTGACCTTCTTAGGCCGCGAGTGTCCAGAGCTTCCCTGTGATGTCGTCTTCAGCGAAGCGGAATGGAAGTCGGTCTGGAAAGTGGTGGAAAAGACGGCTCCCCCAAAGCAAGCTCCTGAGCTGTCACAATTCATCCCGGTCCTTGCGACCCTTGGCGGCTACAATCACCGCGAAGGCGACGGTCCGCCGGGAGCCGAAGTGATCTGGCGAGGCACGCGGCGAATGCTCGACTTCGCCCTCTGCTGGCAAGCCTTCGGACCAGACCAATGA
- a CDS encoding sialidase family protein, whose product MSTESLSVLPKHYLRIAIIIAICMGANLATLARADEPLIASISKQTLWENRDGKGATWFHPRVCMMPGPDGKPIALMTIQEIGGSDYFGPVCWSTSTDLGKTWSDPEPIPALGRDPIPGRSDDLKAAVCDVVPQYHPQSNSVLALGHVVFYKGKYFARKEQLSRYPVYATRAADGTWSQRKILEWEDPRNTSIYSNGCGQRVVLPNGDVQMSFTFGPGEMNRMVAGVHAAYDGDQLTMREIGPPLENRHGRGLLEPSVTEFDGKFWMTIRAEDDHGYVSSSEDGLNWSPKKAWAWEDGTPIGMSTTQQHWLTHSDGLFLVYTRQDDSNANVMRWRAPLWVAQVDVERQCLIRETEQVALPLVGDGVNDPKKVALMGNFHVTHASPDESWITVGEWMPWNGYRGDVLLARIRWSRPNRLPLW is encoded by the coding sequence ATGTCTACCGAAAGTTTATCCGTTCTCCCCAAGCACTATCTGCGGATTGCCATCATAATCGCAATTTGCATGGGAGCGAACTTGGCGACGCTTGCCCGCGCCGACGAACCGCTGATCGCTTCGATCTCCAAGCAAACCCTGTGGGAGAATCGCGATGGCAAGGGAGCAACTTGGTTTCATCCTCGAGTCTGCATGATGCCGGGCCCCGATGGCAAACCGATCGCGCTGATGACGATTCAAGAGATCGGCGGGTCGGACTATTTCGGCCCTGTCTGTTGGTCGACGTCGACCGATCTGGGGAAGACGTGGAGCGATCCCGAACCGATTCCAGCGTTGGGACGCGATCCAATTCCCGGCCGTAGCGACGACTTGAAAGCTGCGGTCTGCGACGTCGTTCCGCAGTACCACCCACAATCGAATTCGGTCCTCGCCCTTGGGCACGTCGTCTTTTACAAAGGCAAATATTTTGCTCGGAAGGAGCAGCTGTCGCGCTATCCCGTTTATGCCACCCGCGCCGCCGATGGCACTTGGTCGCAACGCAAGATCCTCGAATGGGAGGATCCACGCAACACCTCCATCTACTCCAATGGATGTGGTCAACGCGTCGTGTTGCCCAACGGCGACGTCCAGATGTCGTTCACCTTTGGGCCCGGAGAGATGAACCGGATGGTCGCTGGTGTCCACGCGGCTTACGACGGCGACCAACTGACGATGCGTGAAATCGGCCCGCCGCTAGAGAACCGCCACGGCCGCGGACTGCTGGAACCAAGCGTGACCGAGTTTGATGGCAAGTTCTGGATGACGATCCGCGCCGAAGACGATCACGGATATGTCAGCAGCAGCGAAGACGGGCTGAACTGGTCGCCTAAAAAGGCGTGGGCATGGGAAGACGGCACGCCGATCGGAATGTCGACGACGCAACAACACTGGCTGACACACAGCGACGGACTGTTTCTTGTCTACACTCGCCAGGACGATTCCAACGCTAACGTCATGCGTTGGCGTGCACCGCTGTGGGTCGCTCAGGTCGATGTCGAGCGACAATGTCTGATCCGAGAGACCGAACAAGTTGCGTTGCCGCTGGTCGGCGATGGAGTGAACGATCCCAAAAAAGTTGCTTTGATGGGCAACTTCCACGTAACCCACGCCAGCCCCGACGAATCGTGGATCACTGTCGGCGAATGGATGCCGTGGAACGGCTACCGCGGCGATGTGCTGCTGGCTCGCATCCGTTGGTCCCGCCCGAACCGTCTGCCGCTGTGGTAA
- a CDS encoding pectate lyase, which produces MATLYRMILVSRSFRGSMVWSLAAAIAIVAAPIPRGYGDEPPTREEAVEAMHRAVAFFRDQASAGGGYVFRWSEDLSLREGEGKVGDSTAWIEPPATPAVGLAYLNAYRLTDDPILLDAARQTVAALIQGQMVSGGWGEKIEFAPRDRARYAYRVDSKDVGKRRNTSTLDDNKTQSSLRFLMQLDSALEFRDAKLHEAARFGLDRVLDAQYRNGAWPQRFDGPNNQAEVPIVQASYPSQSPKTYPKQKYDSFYTLNDNTHCDVIATMWEAWDTYQDPRYKEAAVRGGDFLLLAQMPEPQPGWAQQYDYQMHPVWARKFEPPSISGGESQRAMQMLLHLFRRTGDKRYLQAVRTALPYFNRSLREDGRLPRFLELQTNRPLYLTRDYAVTYNDNDLPTHYSFVVKARLDSIEKELNRLESLPPDQLWPPGKRKSPKMSDALAKAASQRIDSLDQRGAWVEKGKLKTHAQTPGGRIISSATFIKNLNVLAEYVAAANR; this is translated from the coding sequence ATGGCAACATTGTATCGAATGATTTTGGTTAGTAGGTCGTTTCGTGGATCGATGGTTTGGAGTCTCGCGGCGGCAATCGCGATCGTTGCCGCGCCGATTCCTCGGGGCTACGGCGACGAACCGCCAACGCGCGAAGAGGCGGTGGAAGCCATGCATCGCGCCGTTGCCTTCTTTCGCGATCAAGCATCGGCAGGGGGCGGGTATGTGTTTCGTTGGAGCGAGGATCTTTCGCTGCGAGAAGGCGAAGGCAAGGTTGGCGATTCGACAGCCTGGATCGAACCGCCGGCAACGCCTGCGGTTGGGCTGGCCTATCTGAACGCGTACCGTTTGACCGACGATCCGATCCTGTTGGATGCGGCGCGGCAAACCGTTGCGGCTTTGATCCAGGGACAAATGGTTTCGGGCGGATGGGGCGAAAAGATCGAGTTCGCACCGCGCGATCGGGCTCGATATGCGTACCGTGTCGATTCGAAGGATGTTGGCAAGCGACGCAACACCAGCACGCTGGACGATAATAAAACGCAGTCCTCGTTGCGATTCTTGATGCAGTTGGACAGCGCGCTGGAATTCCGCGATGCCAAGTTGCACGAAGCAGCTCGGTTCGGCTTGGACCGCGTCCTGGACGCTCAGTATCGCAACGGAGCGTGGCCCCAGCGATTCGATGGACCAAACAATCAGGCCGAAGTTCCTATCGTCCAGGCGAGCTATCCATCTCAATCGCCCAAGACATATCCCAAACAGAAATACGATTCGTTCTACACGCTCAATGACAACACGCATTGCGACGTGATCGCCACGATGTGGGAGGCTTGGGATACCTACCAAGATCCGCGTTACAAAGAGGCAGCGGTGCGCGGCGGCGACTTCCTACTGCTTGCTCAGATGCCGGAACCACAGCCCGGTTGGGCGCAACAATACGACTATCAGATGCATCCGGTTTGGGCTCGGAAATTTGAACCGCCATCGATCTCCGGGGGCGAGTCGCAACGAGCGATGCAAATGTTGTTGCACCTGTTTCGTCGGACTGGCGACAAGCGTTATCTGCAAGCGGTGCGGACCGCCCTGCCCTACTTCAATCGCTCGCTGCGCGAAGACGGGCGGTTGCCGCGATTCTTGGAATTGCAGACCAATCGTCCGTTGTATCTGACCCGCGATTACGCGGTAACCTACAACGACAACGATCTGCCAACGCACTACAGTTTTGTTGTGAAGGCGAGGCTCGATTCGATCGAAAAGGAACTTAACAGGCTGGAATCGTTGCCGCCGGACCAGCTATGGCCCCCCGGCAAAAGGAAGTCGCCTAAGATGAGCGACGCCTTGGCGAAGGCGGCATCACAACGGATCGATTCGCTTGACCAACGTGGAGCCTGGGTGGAGAAGGGGAAACTAAAGACGCACGCCCAGACGCCTGGGGGGCGGATTATTTCGAGCGCAACGTTTATCAAGAATCTGAATGTGTTGGCGGAATATGTCGCCGCGGCCAATCGCTAG
- a CDS encoding J domain-containing protein, which translates to MPDASEPIDPYHKWLGIPKSQQPPTHYRLLGIEPFEDNPDVIDAAASRQVAYLHQLTSGPHRRLTQKLMNEIAQARRVLMDDESRENYDAQLRDRPAENPASPKPENKIDFGTFPAIDFGEKKTRKPIDTDSFAVVTDQSSEEPAASIGDSGSPRPRGGRAPKAWWQKNDWRIHLGISAISVAIFVVYLLFWGPGSNKRFVPEGSFEQPKIQNFDDKFID; encoded by the coding sequence ATGCCCGACGCTTCCGAACCGATCGATCCGTATCACAAGTGGTTGGGGATTCCCAAGTCGCAACAGCCGCCGACGCATTACCGCTTGCTGGGGATCGAACCGTTTGAGGATAACCCCGACGTGATCGACGCGGCGGCCAGTCGCCAGGTCGCCTATCTGCATCAGCTGACTTCGGGGCCCCATCGCCGCTTGACTCAGAAGTTGATGAACGAGATCGCTCAGGCGCGTCGCGTGCTGATGGATGATGAGTCGCGGGAGAATTACGATGCGCAGCTGCGCGATCGCCCGGCGGAGAATCCTGCGTCACCAAAGCCAGAAAACAAGATCGACTTTGGCACCTTCCCCGCGATCGACTTCGGCGAGAAGAAGACGCGAAAGCCTATCGATACGGATTCATTTGCGGTCGTCACCGACCAATCGAGCGAAGAACCAGCGGCCAGCATTGGCGATTCGGGGTCGCCACGTCCGCGAGGCGGAAGAGCCCCCAAAGCGTGGTGGCAGAAGAATGATTGGCGGATCCATCTGGGGATCTCCGCCATTTCCGTCGCGATCTTCGTCGTCTATCTGCTGTTCTGGGGCCCTGGATCGAACAAGCGGTTTGTTCCCGAGGGAAGCTTTGAACAACCCAAGATCCAAAACTTCGACGACAAATTTATCGATTAA